From a single Sparus aurata chromosome 13, fSpaAur1.1, whole genome shotgun sequence genomic region:
- the si:dkey-251i10.1 gene encoding ADP/ATP translocase 2, with amino-acid sequence MSETAISFAKDFLAGGISAAVSKTAVAPIERVKLLLQVQHASKQITADKHYKGIMDCITRIPKEQGFVSFWRGNLANVIRYFPTQALNFAFKDKYKKIFLDGVDKRTQFWRYFAGNLASGGAAGATSLCFVYPLDFARTRLAADVGKAGAAREFNGLGDCLAKIFKSDGLKGLYQGFNVSVQGIIIYRAAYFGIYDTAKGMLPDPKNTHILVSWMIAQSVTAVAGLTSYPFDTVRRRMMMQSGRKGADIMYTGTIDCWRKIARDEGGKAFFKGAWSNVLRGMGGAFVLVLYDELKKVM; translated from the exons ATGAGTGAGACAGCTATCTCCTTCGCCAAGGATTTCTTGGCCGGTGGCATCTCCGCCGCCGTCTCCAAAACAGCCGTCGCTCCAATTGAGAGAGTGAAGCTGCTCCTTCAG gtCCAGCATGCCAGCAAGCAGATCACCGCAGATAAGCATTACAAGGGTATCATGGACTGTATCACCCGTATCCCCAAGGAGCAGGGATTCGTCTCCTTCTGGAGAGGTAACCTTGCCAATGTCATCAGATATTTCCCCACCCAGGCCCTCAACTTCGCCTTCAAGGACAAGTACAAGAAGATCTTCCTTGATGGCGTCGACAAGCGCACCCAGTTCTGGAGGTACTTCGCCGGTAACCTGGCCTCTGGTGGCGCCGCCGGAGCCACCTCCCTGTGTTTCGTGTATCCCCTCGACTTCGCCCGTACCCGTCTGGCTGCTGATGTGGGAAAGGCTGGAGCTGCAAGAGAGTTCAACGGTCTGGGCGACTGCCTGGCTAAAATCTTCAAGTCTGATGGTCTGAAGGGCCTGTACCAGGGCTTCAATGTCTCTGTTCAGGGCATCATCATCTACAGGGCCGCTTACTTTGGCATCTATGACACAGCTAAGG GCATGCTTCCAGATCCCAAGAACACCCACATTTTGGTGAGCTGGATGATCGCTCAGTCTGTCACAGCTGTTGCTGGCCTAACCTCATACCCCTTCGACACTGTCCGTAGACGTATGATGATGCAGTCTGGACGCAAAGGAG CTGACATCATGTACACCGGCACCATTGACTGCTGGCGTAAGATCGCACGTGACGAGGGTGGCAAGGCTTTCTTCAAGGGAGCCTGGTCCAATGTGCTCAGAGGCATGGGCGGCGCCTTTGTGCTTGTGTTGTACGATGAGCTGAAGAAAGTCATGTAA